TCGTGCAGGACGCCGCCTGCGCGGATCCGCCGGTGCCCAGGACCAGGGCGGGCGCCGCCATCAGACCGGCGGCGGTCAGTGCGAGCGCGCGCCGCGCCCGTATCCCCCGGATGTTGCGTATGTTCCCCGCGACTCTCATGTACGCCAACTCCCCTTCGCGCGCGGTGAGGTGATTCCGCCTGCTAGACGCGCGTCGGGGAGTGGTTGGTTGTGCGCCGTATGTCTCAGTTCTGTACGGATGCCACCGGCATCGGCCGGAGCCGCTCGGCGCGTGCGGCCCGCGTCCCGTACAGCGTGATCGAGACGACGCCGAGGACCGCGAACAGTCCCAGCCACACGGTCCCGGCCCAGCCCCCGGCGTGGAAGGCGACCGCGCCGAGCGTGCCGCCCGCGCTGGAGCCCAGGTAGTACGCGGACTGGTAGAGCGCCGACGCCTGGGCGCGGCCCGTCGTCGCCGTACGGCTCACGGACGAGGAGGCGACCGCGTGCCCGGCGAAGAAGCCCGCCGTGATCAGGACCAGGCCGAGGAGTACGGCGGCCAGCTGGTCGGCGAGCGAGAGCAGCAGACCGGCGGCCGTGGTCGAGACGGCCAGGTACAGCGCGCCCCGGCGGCCGAGCCGCGCGACCAGCCGGCCCGCCGCGGCGGAGGAGACCGTACCGACGAGGTAGACCAGGAAGACCGAGCCCACGACCCCCTGCGGGAGGCTGAACGGCGCCTCCACCAGCCGGTAGCCGATCACGGTGTAGACCGCGCCGAACACCGTCATGAACAGCGCGCCGATCGCGTACAGCCGGCGCAGCAGCGGATCGGCGAGGTGCCCGCCCACCGTCTTCGCCAGGGCCTTCGGGTTCAGCGAACCGGGGGTGAAGTGCCGCGCCCTGGGGATCATGAAGTGGAAGACGGCCGCGCAGGCCACGGCCAGCAGCCCGACAGCGCCGAGCGCCGCGCGCCAGCCCCACAGCTGGGCGACCCAGCCGGTGAGGATGCGCCCGCTCATCCCGCCGATGCTGTTGCCCGCCACGAACAGTCCGATCGCGGCGATCAGCGCCTTCGGCCGTACCTCCTCCGCCAGATACGCCATCGCGGAGGCCGGCAGTCCGGCCAGTGCCGCGCCCTGGACGGCACGCAGTGCGATCAGCCAGCCCAGCGAGGGTGCGAACGGTACGAGCAGCCCGAGCAGTACGGCGACCGTCAGCGACGCGGTCATCATCTGCCGCCGCCCGAACCGCTCGGAGAGCGCGCTCATCGGCAGCACACACAGCGCCAGTGCGCCCGTCGCGGCGGAGACCGTCCAGCTGGCCTGTCCGGCCGTGGCGCCGAAGGAGGCGGAGACGGCGGGCAGCAGGGCCTGGGTGGAGTAGAGGAGTGCGAAGGTCGCGACACCCGCGGCGAAGAGCGCGAAGCTCATCCGGCGGTAGCCGGGGCGGCCCGGTTCGAGACGGTCCGGCACGGACGAAGCGGTGGCGACGGGGGACGGCTGGGTCGAGGCGGCCACGGTGAGGGTGGACGCCCCGGTACTGGCAGGAGGCATGCTTCGAAAGTAGGCCTCCCGGTTTCATGCGTCCAATGCGCGAACTTGCGATAATCAATCCCATGGTGCATGAACGCAGCTCACAGCCCCGGCTGTCACCCAGCAGTTACGAAGAAGACATTCGCGCCGTCCTCGCGCCGCGGCTGGCCCACTTCGAGGCGGTGGCCCGCCACGAGCACGTCACCCGCGCCGCGCACGAGCTCGGCGTCCCGCAGTCGACGCTTTCGCGGGCGATGGTCAGGCTGGAACAGGACCTGGGAGTCGCCCTGTTCGCCCGCAAGGGCCGCACCGTCTCCCTCACCCCCGCGGGCCGCACCTTCCTCGGCTCCGCCGAGCGGGCCCTCGCCGAGGTCGAGAAGGCCGCCGACTCCGTACGGGCCGACGCCGACCCGGCCACCGGCAAGGTCGCCTTCGGCTTTCTGCACACCATGGGCTCCGAGACCGTACCCGCCCTGATCCGCGCCTTCCGCGCCGACCACCCCCGGGTCCGCTTCCAGCTCGTGCAGAACTACGGCGAGGCGATGATCGAACGCCTCCGGGCCGGCGGGCTCGACCTCTGCCTCACCTCACCCGTCCCGGACGCCCCCGACCTCGTCTCCCGCCGCCTCGACGAACAGCGGCTGCGCCTCGTCGTCCCCGAGGACCACCGCCTCGCCGCGCGCCGCCGCATCCGCCTGGCGGAGGCCGCCGACGAAAAGTTCGTCACCCTCGAACCCGGGTACGGCCTGCGGCGGATCACCGACGACCTGTGCGCGCAGGCGGGCTTCGCACCCCGTGTGGCCTTCGAGGGCGAGGAGACGGAGACCCTGCGCGGCCTGGTCGCGGCGGGCCTCGGCGTGGCCCTGCTGCCACCGCCCGCGGTGCCCCGCCCCGGCGTCGTCGAACTCACCGTCACGGCCCCGAGAGCGGCCCGCGAGATCGGCGTCGCCTGGCTGGACGGCCACCCGGACACCCCACCGGTGGCCGCCTTCAAACGCTTCCTGCTGTCGCGCAGGGGCCACCTGCTGCCGGACTGAATCGGGGACACCGCGACCACGTCTCCACCGTGTACGGCAACGCGCCATGCCCCCTCACTCCCGCAACGACCTCCCGAACCCCGCCGCCAGCGGCATTCGCAACCCCAGCGGGGGCGGCGCCGCCAGGGCGTCGGCGACGGGGCGGGCGTAGGCGCGGCCGAAGAGCGATCCGCGGACGAAGTCCGTTGCCAGGGCCGTCACTTCGGCACGGTGCTGGCGCAGGCCGTGGCCGTCCGAGTGGACCTCGAAGCGGCAGGTGTCGCGATTGGCCTTTTTGGCGCGCTCGGCGAGGCGGAAGGACAGTTCGGGGTCGGTGCGGGCATCGTTCGTGCCATGGACGAGGAGGACCTTGCGGCCCAGCAGATGTTTGACCGGCTCCGGCTCCGGTTCGCCCGTCGCGTTGTCGGGCAGCCAGGGGGCCATCGCCAGAACGGAGTTGACCGCCGCATGACCACCCGCCCGGAGTGCGGCCCGGCCGCCCATGCCGTGGCCGGCGAGGCAGACGGGGACGTCGCCGTAGCGCCGTACGACCTCGTCCACCGCCCATCGGGCGTCCGCCGCGAGCTGTGCGTCGGTCGCGTTCCAGCCGCGGCAGCGGTAGCGCACGACATGCGCGGCGAGCCCGTCCTCCTGGG
This sequence is a window from Streptomyces sp. NBC_01217. Protein-coding genes within it:
- a CDS encoding MFS transporter translates to MPPASTGASTLTVAASTQPSPVATASSVPDRLEPGRPGYRRMSFALFAAGVATFALLYSTQALLPAVSASFGATAGQASWTVSAATGALALCVLPMSALSERFGRRQMMTASLTVAVLLGLLVPFAPSLGWLIALRAVQGAALAGLPASAMAYLAEEVRPKALIAAIGLFVAGNSIGGMSGRILTGWVAQLWGWRAALGAVGLLAVACAAVFHFMIPRARHFTPGSLNPKALAKTVGGHLADPLLRRLYAIGALFMTVFGAVYTVIGYRLVEAPFSLPQGVVGSVFLVYLVGTVSSAAAGRLVARLGRRGALYLAVSTTAAGLLLSLADQLAAVLLGLVLITAGFFAGHAVASSSVSRTATTGRAQASALYQSAYYLGSSAGGTLGAVAFHAGGWAGTVWLGLFAVLGVVSITLYGTRAARAERLRPMPVASVQN
- a CDS encoding LysR family transcriptional regulator, giving the protein MVHERSSQPRLSPSSYEEDIRAVLAPRLAHFEAVARHEHVTRAAHELGVPQSTLSRAMVRLEQDLGVALFARKGRTVSLTPAGRTFLGSAERALAEVEKAADSVRADADPATGKVAFGFLHTMGSETVPALIRAFRADHPRVRFQLVQNYGEAMIERLRAGGLDLCLTSPVPDAPDLVSRRLDEQRLRLVVPEDHRLAARRRIRLAEAADEKFVTLEPGYGLRRITDDLCAQAGFAPRVAFEGEETETLRGLVAAGLGVALLPPPAVPRPGVVELTVTAPRAAREIGVAWLDGHPDTPPVAAFKRFLLSRRGHLLPD
- a CDS encoding alpha/beta hydrolase family protein, with the translated sequence MVLLLPDGEADSHRRPSTLSYALQLPLARTLARAAQEDGLAAHVVRYRCRGWNATDAQLAADARWAVDEVVRRYGDVPVCLAGHGMGGRAALRAGGHAAVNSVLAMAPWLPDNATGEPEPEPVKHLLGRKVLLVHGTNDARTDPELSFRLAERAKKANRDTCRFEVHSDGHGLRQHRAEVTALATDFVRGSLFGRAYARPVADALAAPPPLGLRMPLAAGFGRSLRE